In one window of Methanosarcina vacuolata Z-761 DNA:
- a CDS encoding carbon-nitrogen hydrolase family protein, whose translation MKVACIQMNISLCSKKENLERALSLAEEAVSKEAELLAFPEVFSTGFCYDHISELAETASGPTIGALCDFSKEYDCILAGSMIEQRVGSEFSNEMNIPPQFNLGFCIESGKLAGIHRKTQLYGLEKEYFALGEDIHPIRLKKYGLSMGLMVCNEIRYPEVSRKLALEGADFLVSASDMPDFYIYPWRIMSLSRAIENQLLHIACNRAGNDRFSTYPGRSFIADGWGRILAEAGKEECALIGEIDLEELKEIRKTGSIIEDRRPEIY comes from the coding sequence ATGAAAGTTGCCTGCATCCAGATGAATATCTCCCTTTGTTCAAAAAAGGAAAACCTTGAGCGTGCCCTCTCCCTGGCAGAAGAAGCGGTTTCGAAAGAAGCTGAACTGCTTGCATTTCCGGAAGTTTTCTCCACCGGTTTTTGTTATGACCACATATCTGAGCTAGCTGAAACTGCTTCCGGTCCTACCATTGGAGCCTTATGTGATTTTTCAAAGGAATATGATTGTATCCTTGCAGGGTCGATGATAGAACAGAGAGTAGGCTCAGAATTCAGTAATGAAATGAATATTCCTCCTCAGTTCAACCTGGGGTTCTGTATTGAGTCCGGAAAGCTAGCTGGCATCCACCGAAAAACCCAGCTTTATGGTCTTGAAAAAGAATATTTTGCACTTGGAGAAGATATACATCCTATTCGGCTGAAAAAGTATGGTCTCTCCATGGGGCTTATGGTCTGCAATGAAATCCGGTATCCGGAAGTTTCCCGAAAACTTGCCCTTGAAGGAGCGGATTTTCTGGTTTCAGCTTCTGACATGCCTGATTTTTATATCTATCCCTGGCGCATTATGTCCCTTTCTCGAGCAATTGAAAACCAACTGCTACATATCGCCTGTAACAGAGCGGGAAATGATAGGTTTTCAACTTATCCAGGCAGATCTTTTATTGCCGATGGATGGGGCCGGATTCTGGCAGAAGCCGGAAAGGAAGAGTGTGCTCTAATAGGGGAAATCGATCTCGAAGAGTTAAAAGAGATCAGAAAAACTGGTTCCATCATAGAGGATCGGAGGCCTGAGATTTATTAA
- a CDS encoding IS1634 family transposase has protein sequence MVFLRKKLIKGKPYWYIVEAARVNGKVKTVFQIYLGSAEKILEMKKQCESMPYDKLKSFEYGKLAALLHVNEELGFIDIVNKHTDKKLIDGLSVGEYLLLDIIGKSHGILSENGIEDWFKKSPISFMWKFPHKLNCQNFLNQMSYIDSDTMKKIEDDLCRVLVEKGLTPSIMFVDESNWFTFATNYDEKSELLHKGYNKKHRKDKNQICVSLAVNENNIPFIHETYPGNVPDSEEFSGIVDKIINRLTELNICSEDLVLVFDKGNNSKDNIEKVISKMSFVGAAKANQAEDLLDVPLSRYEYLYKNTKGNEIFGCRTKHQFYGTEFTTVITYNEGTYKLQKSTYETNKSKIIDQLKDLQRRLESSKGKERNRSSVENEVAEIILKKFRTVIKYEIIEAPEGRKKPQLKFWVDGENEKRCEKTFGKNILFTDKQEWHTKKIVKTYNSKNLVEDDFKLLNDHLLVPVGPVYHHKDENIRVHVFLAMIGLLFYRYLAWEAKIYGFSMKQLIEKLSEIKIAVVQEKESKKSKIIVEEMDTKQASLFSFLNMEKYLPS, from the coding sequence ATGGTATTTTTGAGAAAGAAACTTATCAAAGGCAAACCTTACTGGTACATTGTAGAAGCTGCCAGGGTTAACGGAAAGGTAAAGACTGTTTTTCAGATTTATCTGGGTAGTGCAGAAAAAATACTTGAAATGAAAAAACAATGTGAATCGATGCCTTATGATAAACTTAAGTCTTTTGAGTACGGCAAGCTTGCCGCACTCCTTCATGTAAATGAAGAACTTGGATTCATTGACATAGTAAACAAGCATACTGACAAAAAATTAATAGATGGATTGAGTGTTGGAGAATACCTTTTACTCGATATAATTGGGAAAAGTCACGGCATTTTAAGTGAAAACGGGATCGAAGACTGGTTCAAAAAATCCCCAATATCTTTCATGTGGAAGTTTCCTCACAAACTAAATTGCCAGAATTTCCTGAACCAAATGAGTTACATTGATTCAGATACGATGAAAAAGATTGAAGACGACCTTTGTCGGGTTCTTGTTGAGAAGGGGTTAACTCCATCAATAATGTTTGTTGATGAATCAAACTGGTTTACCTTTGCCACTAATTATGATGAAAAAAGTGAACTGCTTCATAAAGGATATAACAAAAAGCATCGTAAAGACAAAAATCAAATTTGTGTATCACTGGCTGTAAATGAAAACAATATACCCTTTATTCACGAAACTTATCCTGGAAATGTTCCTGATTCGGAAGAATTTTCGGGTATTGTAGACAAAATCATAAATCGACTAACTGAATTAAATATCTGTTCTGAAGATCTTGTTCTTGTTTTCGATAAGGGTAACAACTCTAAGGATAACATTGAAAAGGTAATCTCAAAAATGAGTTTTGTAGGAGCCGCAAAAGCAAATCAAGCTGAGGATCTCCTTGATGTTCCACTTTCAAGGTATGAATACCTGTATAAGAATACAAAAGGTAACGAGATTTTTGGGTGCCGGACAAAACATCAGTTCTACGGAACAGAATTCACAACCGTAATTACCTATAATGAAGGGACTTACAAACTCCAAAAAAGCACTTATGAAACAAACAAATCAAAAATAATTGATCAACTGAAAGACCTGCAGAGAAGATTAGAAAGCAGTAAAGGAAAAGAGAGAAACAGAAGCAGTGTCGAAAATGAAGTTGCAGAAATTATTCTTAAAAAATTCAGGACTGTCATTAAATACGAAATAATTGAAGCTCCTGAAGGTAGGAAAAAACCTCAGTTGAAGTTCTGGGTTGATGGGGAAAACGAAAAAAGGTGTGAAAAAACGTTTGGTAAGAATATTCTGTTTACGGATAAGCAGGAGTGGCATACTAAAAAGATAGTGAAAACATATAACAGTAAAAACCTTGTTGAAGACGATTTTAAGCTGTTGAACGACCATTTACTTGTCCCTGTAGGACCAGTTTATCACCACAAGGATGAAAATATAAGGGTTCATGTATTTTTGGCTATGATTGGCCTGCTTTTCTACAGATATTTGGCCTGGGAAGCAAAGATATATGGGTTTTCTATGAAACAACTGATTGAAAAACTGTCTGAAATTAAGATTGCAGTAGTTCAGGAAAAAGAATCCAAAAAAAGCAAAATTATTGTGGAAGAAATGGACACTAAACAAGCATCGTTATTTTCTTTTCTGAATATGGAGAAATATCTGCCATCGTAA
- a CDS encoding nitroreductase family protein, whose amino-acid sequence MAIPTARYSETATVKIDYEKCKACGLCVKVCKGAPLYLENNKVKIDQTRYFGCIGCGHCVAVCPTGAIAVEGRDITQTSFIDIPVEETRAGYGELMALMLSRRSVREFEDRGVEQEKIDKILAAASTAPMGIPPSDVEVLVIKGKEKVREFSDDMLKLIKSQKWIFSKPVLLLMRPFMKREEYEVVDKFMYPAIEAFEEMRKENTDYLLYEAPLAMYFHVSPYADPADPLITATYAMLAAETLGLGSCMIGTIGPMLKSGGKEVKEKYGINIRNQPGIVVIFGYPAVKYRRAIRRNLAQVHYY is encoded by the coding sequence ATGGCCATCCCTACAGCCAGGTACTCTGAAACCGCAACTGTCAAGATAGATTATGAAAAGTGTAAGGCCTGCGGCCTCTGTGTTAAAGTCTGCAAAGGAGCCCCTCTCTACCTTGAAAATAACAAAGTAAAGATCGACCAAACCCGCTATTTCGGCTGCATCGGCTGTGGGCACTGTGTTGCAGTTTGCCCAACAGGAGCCATTGCGGTTGAAGGAAGAGACATAACCCAGACTTCCTTTATAGATATTCCAGTGGAAGAGACCCGCGCCGGGTACGGAGAACTTATGGCTCTCATGCTTTCCAGGCGCAGCGTCCGGGAATTCGAGGACAGAGGAGTTGAACAGGAAAAAATAGACAAGATCCTGGCAGCAGCAAGCACGGCGCCCATGGGAATTCCACCTTCAGATGTTGAGGTCCTGGTTATAAAAGGAAAAGAAAAAGTAAGGGAATTTTCCGATGACATGTTAAAGCTTATAAAAAGCCAGAAATGGATATTTTCGAAACCCGTACTTCTCCTGATGCGGCCTTTCATGAAGAGAGAAGAGTATGAAGTTGTTGACAAATTCATGTATCCGGCTATTGAAGCCTTTGAAGAAATGAGAAAAGAAAACACTGATTACCTGCTCTATGAAGCACCCCTTGCGATGTACTTCCATGTTTCTCCTTATGCTGATCCCGCAGATCCACTTATCACAGCCACCTATGCAATGCTTGCTGCCGAAACCCTGGGCCTTGGAAGCTGCATGATAGGAACCATTGGTCCAATGCTGAAAAGTGGGGGCAAGGAAGTAAAAGAAAAGTACGGAATCAATATCCGAAACCAACCGGGAATAGTGGTCATTTTCGGTTACCCTGCAGTAAAGTACAGACGCGCTATCCGGAGAAACCTGGCTCAAGTCCATTATTATTAA
- a CDS encoding restriction endonuclease, giving the protein MAVPDYQSLMLPLLKYAGDGEEHKIRNAIEHLAEELRLSEEERRELLPSGQQAVFNNRIGWARTYLKKAGLLASGRKGYFSITQRGLNVLKDNPAYIDVNFLTRYKEFNEFRRGKQVENIELGKAQNKTEQLDPWESLELSYQQLHNELVLEILSAVKKCSPTFFESTVIDVLTKMGYGGSRADAGKAVGRSHDGGIDGIIKEDRLGLDVIYIQAKRWEGTVPRPEIQKFAGALIGKKAKKGVFITTSTFSREALEYANFTGNIVLIDGETLARLMIEYDVGVSKVKSYDVKKIDTDYFDDGLT; this is encoded by the coding sequence ATGGCAGTTCCAGATTATCAATCCTTAATGCTTCCTCTGCTTAAATATGCAGGAGATGGAGAAGAGCATAAAATTCGCAATGCTATTGAGCATCTTGCAGAAGAGTTAAGATTAAGCGAAGAAGAAAGAAGAGAACTTTTGCCAAGTGGCCAGCAAGCTGTATTTAATAACCGTATTGGATGGGCACGTACTTACCTGAAAAAAGCTGGTTTGCTTGCTTCGGGAAGAAAAGGATATTTTTCTATTACCCAGAGAGGACTGAATGTCCTTAAAGATAATCCTGCATATATTGATGTTAATTTTTTAACTCGATACAAAGAATTTAACGAGTTTCGTCGAGGAAAACAAGTCGAGAATATTGAGTTAGGCAAAGCCCAAAATAAAACTGAGCAATTAGACCCATGGGAATCTCTTGAACTCTCATACCAACAACTTCACAATGAGCTTGTCTTAGAAATACTCTCGGCAGTAAAGAAGTGTTCTCCCACTTTCTTTGAATCTACAGTAATCGATGTCCTGACAAAAATGGGATATGGAGGTTCAAGAGCAGATGCAGGAAAAGCAGTCGGTAGAAGCCACGACGGTGGGATCGATGGAATCATAAAGGAAGATAGGCTTGGACTTGATGTAATTTATATTCAGGCAAAACGCTGGGAAGGCACTGTCCCAAGACCTGAAATCCAGAAATTTGCAGGCGCTCTGATAGGAAAGAAAGCAAAGAAAGGAGTCTTTATAACAACCTCTACTTTTTCAAGAGAAGCTCTTGAATATGCCAATTTCACAGGGAACATTGTATTGATTGATGGAGAAACGCTTGCAAGACTAATGATTGAGTATGATGTGGGAGTTTCAAAAGTAAAATCTTATGATGTTAAAAAGATTGACACGGATTATTTTGATGACGGATTAACGTAA
- the htpX gene encoding zinc metalloprotease HtpX gives MKNMLRTTILLAALTGLLVLIGSHWGTGGMIIAFLFAIIMNLGSYWYSDKIVLKMYRAKEVSPAEAPNLHKIVDGLAMKAGIPKPKVYIVESGMPNAFATGRNPEHAAVAATTGILQLLSYEEMEGVLAHELAHVKNRDTLISAIAATLAGVVTMLAHWAQIAAIFGGLGGRDDDNGGIIGLIVMIFVAPIAATLIQLAISRSREYAADAEGASISRKPWALASALEKLEYGNSHYSPRVSDVQAQESSAHMFIVNPLKGGAIQSLFSTHPATDERVRRLKAMRF, from the coding sequence ATGAAGAACATGCTTAGAACTACAATTTTGCTTGCCGCCCTTACAGGTCTCCTGGTTCTGATAGGAAGCCACTGGGGTACAGGCGGAATGATTATTGCGTTCCTGTTTGCAATAATTATGAATCTTGGAAGTTACTGGTACAGCGACAAAATAGTACTCAAAATGTACAGGGCAAAGGAAGTTTCACCTGCGGAAGCTCCAAACCTGCACAAGATCGTCGATGGACTGGCCATGAAAGCAGGAATCCCAAAGCCTAAAGTGTATATCGTAGAGTCCGGAATGCCAAACGCCTTTGCAACCGGGAGAAACCCAGAGCATGCGGCTGTGGCTGCTACAACCGGAATTCTTCAGCTACTCTCTTATGAAGAAATGGAAGGCGTGCTGGCACACGAGCTCGCACATGTGAAGAACAGGGATACCCTGATAAGTGCTATAGCTGCAACCCTTGCAGGTGTTGTCACAATGCTTGCCCACTGGGCACAGATAGCTGCAATTTTCGGTGGCTTGGGCGGCAGGGATGATGACAACGGAGGAATCATAGGCCTCATTGTAATGATCTTTGTAGCGCCTATTGCTGCAACTTTGATTCAGCTTGCAATCTCAAGGTCAAGAGAATATGCAGCCGATGCGGAAGGAGCCAGCATATCCAGAAAACCCTGGGCTCTTGCCAGTGCCCTTGAAAAACTCGAATATGGGAACTCTCACTACAGTCCGAGAGTTTCAGACGTGCAGGCACAAGAAAGCAGCGCCCATATGTTTATTGTCAATCCATTAAAAGGAGGAGCAATTCAGTCTCTCTTTAGCACTCACCCAGCAACCGATGAAAGGGTAAGGCGTCTTAAGGCAATGAGGTTCTGA
- a CDS encoding thymidylate synthase produces MEDRFEIGRIIRAKTISDAWYRGLNIIQNHGQVITDERGSQIREFMDLMIIIEDPYTDRIPHETAWNEERLEEYAKQLISGENTQDFEYTYGQRLRNWHGKVDQIDYVIEKLQQNPTSRRAIAVTWIPPVDTKVNEVPCMMLDDFKIRDGKIHLTTLFRSHDFGGAYPANLYGLSKLLEYVADRVGTKPGTITTISISAHIYDHDWDMAENIVKGVN; encoded by the coding sequence ATGGAAGATAGATTCGAAATTGGCAGGATTATCAGAGCAAAAACTATCTCTGACGCATGGTACCGCGGGCTTAACATCATCCAGAATCACGGACAGGTTATTACGGATGAAAGAGGAAGCCAGATCAGGGAATTTATGGATTTGATGATCATAATTGAAGATCCCTACACTGACAGAATCCCGCATGAGACTGCCTGGAATGAAGAAAGGCTTGAAGAGTATGCAAAGCAACTGATCTCAGGAGAAAATACACAGGACTTTGAATACACATACGGACAGCGCCTTAGGAACTGGCATGGAAAAGTAGATCAAATAGATTATGTGATCGAAAAGCTACAGCAAAATCCTACTTCCAGACGAGCAATCGCAGTTACCTGGATTCCTCCTGTAGATACAAAAGTTAATGAAGTTCCCTGCATGATGCTCGACGACTTTAAAATAAGAGATGGAAAGATACACCTCACAACTCTCTTCAGAAGCCACGATTTTGGAGGAGCCTATCCGGCAAACCTTTACGGGCTCTCGAAACTCCTGGAGTACGTGGCTGATAGGGTAGGAACAAAACCCGGAACGATCACAACTATCAGCATCTCAGCACATATCTATGATCATGACTGGGATATGGCAGAAAATATCGTAAAAGGGGTTAACTGA
- the aroA gene encoding 3-phosphoshikimate 1-carboxyvinyltransferase: MRVSIDKSSIKGEVFAPPSKSYTHRAVTLAALSKESTVGRPLISADTLATVRASEMFGASVEREEDRLIIHGINGKPNVPDDVIDAANSGTTLRFMTAVAALTDGITVLTGDASLRTRPNGPLLEVLNQLGVKACSTRGNERAPLVVKGGLKGQDASIDGSISSQFISALLITCPLAENSTTLYITGKLKSRPYVDVTLEMLELAGIKVHVDDSNGTRFIIPGKQKYDFKDYTVPGDFSSASYLLAAAAMTSESEVTVKNLFPSKQGDKVIIEILRQMGADITWDKEAGNVTVRGGRQLKAITFDAGATPDLVPTVAVLAAVAEGTSRIVNAEHVRYKETDRLRALATELPKLGVDLKEERDSLTITGGKLRGASVHGWDDHRIVMALSIAGIVAGNTTVDTTESVSISYPDFFKDMRSLGAKMEKVSEELS; this comes from the coding sequence ATGCGTGTTTCTATTGACAAATCCTCGATCAAAGGGGAAGTCTTTGCCCCACCTTCAAAGAGCTACACTCACAGGGCTGTAACCCTGGCAGCTCTTTCAAAAGAATCAACCGTCGGGCGTCCCCTGATTTCGGCCGATACACTTGCCACAGTCCGGGCTTCCGAGATGTTTGGGGCCTCAGTTGAGAGGGAAGAAGACAGGCTTATTATCCACGGAATTAATGGGAAACCCAATGTCCCGGATGATGTAATTGATGCTGCAAATTCAGGGACAACTCTTCGCTTTATGACCGCAGTAGCAGCACTTACTGATGGAATTACAGTGCTAACCGGAGACGCCTCCCTTCGTACCCGGCCAAACGGCCCTCTTCTTGAAGTTCTTAATCAATTGGGAGTAAAAGCCTGTTCCACTCGAGGAAACGAGAGAGCTCCACTTGTCGTAAAAGGCGGACTTAAAGGACAGGATGCGAGCATTGACGGCTCTATCAGTTCCCAGTTTATCTCAGCCCTTCTAATAACCTGCCCGCTTGCCGAAAACAGTACCACCCTTTATATTACAGGAAAACTTAAGTCCAGACCTTATGTGGATGTAACCCTTGAAATGCTTGAACTGGCAGGCATTAAAGTTCATGTCGATGACAGTAATGGCACCAGATTCATAATCCCGGGAAAACAGAAGTATGACTTCAAAGATTATACTGTTCCCGGCGACTTTTCCTCTGCATCTTACCTCCTTGCAGCCGCAGCTATGACGAGTGAGTCTGAGGTTACAGTCAAGAACCTCTTTCCCTCAAAACAGGGGGATAAGGTAATCATTGAAATCCTGAGACAGATGGGAGCAGATATTACCTGGGATAAAGAAGCAGGCAATGTGACCGTCAGAGGAGGAAGACAATTAAAAGCTATAACTTTTGATGCCGGAGCAACTCCTGACCTTGTCCCTACAGTTGCTGTTCTGGCTGCAGTTGCCGAAGGAACTAGCAGGATTGTAAATGCCGAACATGTCCGATATAAGGAAACGGACCGCCTGCGAGCCCTCGCAACCGAACTTCCGAAGCTTGGGGTAGACCTAAAAGAGGAAAGAGACAGCCTGACAATTACCGGCGGAAAACTGCGTGGAGCATCAGTGCATGGCTGGGATGACCACAGAATAGTTATGGCTCTTTCAATAGCAGGAATAGTTGCAGGAAATACAACAGTTGACACAACAGAGTCTGTATCGATTTCTTACCCGGACTTCTTTAAAGATATGCGCAGCCTTGGAGCAAAAATGGAGAAAGTCTCGGAAGAATTAAGTTGA
- a CDS encoding 50S ribosomal protein L11 methyltransferase yields the protein MEMRCRCGDRCIKPISEALKDIELFYKQCKDCKTEKIKKFSPLAEQINLDEIDNYFGSCKCGKRQLDIVMAHVLKIMIDEGIKDKKANLRNSCVPLVTPGYPNDTVPYLPKGCLVILSNEVDKKCAERIIKEVEEVRGVLKGDIRKTVGVKDSDSNPHVYELLAGCDLRCDIVQTPYGALGTYKYQREIHIEFPQIKSPKIEILEKALKDYDKPTVLDCTCGPGTLGIACLKAGARKVVFNDIWNPAIETTLVNLEANGFPVKLSGSEGELIASGDKFEVYSMDVRELVNWLDEKFDVCIIDTFPGVDTTEFVEAAGKLGKKVVVI from the coding sequence ATGGAAATGAGGTGTAGGTGTGGAGATAGATGCATAAAGCCTATTTCGGAAGCGCTAAAAGACATTGAATTATTCTACAAACAATGCAAAGATTGCAAAACCGAAAAAATAAAGAAATTCTCGCCTCTAGCAGAACAGATTAATTTAGATGAAATAGATAACTATTTTGGAAGTTGTAAATGCGGGAAGAGGCAACTTGATATTGTAATGGCTCACGTGCTAAAAATAATGATCGATGAAGGAATAAAAGATAAAAAAGCCAATTTAAGGAACTCATGTGTTCCTCTTGTGACTCCTGGCTATCCAAATGATACTGTTCCCTATTTGCCTAAGGGTTGTTTAGTAATATTATCTAATGAAGTGGATAAAAAATGTGCTGAAAGAATTATAAAGGAAGTTGAGGAAGTTAGAGGGGTTTTAAAGGGAGATATAAGAAAAACTGTGGGCGTAAAAGATTCTGATTCTAACCCTCATGTATATGAACTTCTTGCCGGATGCGATCTGAGATGTGATATTGTACAGACTCCTTACGGTGCTTTAGGAACATACAAATATCAGCGTGAAATTCACATAGAGTTCCCACAGATAAAATCACCCAAAATAGAGATACTTGAAAAAGCTTTGAAAGATTATGATAAGCCTACTGTTCTTGATTGTACATGTGGCCCTGGTACTTTAGGAATCGCATGCCTTAAAGCAGGTGCACGAAAGGTTGTTTTTAATGATATATGGAACCCTGCAATAGAAACTACTTTGGTTAATTTAGAAGCTAATGGATTTCCAGTCAAACTTTCAGGCAGTGAAGGTGAATTAATAGCATCTGGAGACAAGTTTGAAGTTTATAGTATGGACGTAAGAGAACTAGTGAATTGGTTGGATGAAAAATTTGATGTTTGTATTATAGACACATTTCCTGGTGTGGATACAACAGAATTTGTTGAAGCCGCAGGCAAATTAGGCAAAAAAGTTGTCGTTATCTAA
- a CDS encoding GNAT family N-acetyltransferase has translation MNKEHSKNIMKRIYYRTMQSGEEKYICALIRKVFDKLVAPDFNDEGIKEFYRFANPVSMAERSASGSFVFLAFRYEKIVGMIEFMPPDRIALLFVDYRGHGIARELLARAIIKVQEEQPNVSFISVHSSPYAVIAYERLGFVITGEKTTEHGITYIPMKLKVSR, from the coding sequence ATGAATAAGGAACATTCAAAGAATATTATGAAAAGAATATATTATAGAACCATGCAATCAGGTGAAGAAAAATATATCTGTGCTTTGATCAGGAAAGTCTTTGATAAGCTTGTAGCACCGGATTTTAATGATGAAGGAATAAAAGAGTTTTATCGCTTTGCAAACCCTGTGTCTATGGCAGAACGTTCTGCATCAGGCAGTTTTGTATTCTTAGCCTTTCGATACGAGAAAATAGTTGGTATGATAGAATTTATGCCACCTGACAGGATAGCTCTTTTGTTTGTAGATTATCGTGGTCATGGTATCGCTAGGGAGCTTCTAGCTAGAGCAATTATTAAAGTACAAGAAGAGCAACCGAATGTTTCATTTATCTCAGTACATTCATCTCCTTATGCAGTAATAGCTTATGAGAGACTTGGCTTCGTTATTACGGGGGAAAAGACTACGGAGCACGGCATAACATATATACCTATGAAGCTGAAGGTGAGTCGTTGA
- the mcrA gene encoding coenzyme-B sulfoethylthiotransferase subunit alpha has protein sequence MAADIFSKFKNSMEVKFAQEFGSNKQTGVDITGKTEKFLRLGPEQDPRKVEMIKAGKEIAEKRGIAFYNPMMHSGAPLGQRAITPYVISGTDIVCEPDDLHYVNNAAMQQMWDDIRRTCIVGLDMAHETLEKRLGKEVTPETINHYLEVLNHAMPGAAVVQEMMVETHPALVDDCYVKVFTGDDALADEIDKQFLIDINKEFPEEQAAQIKASIGKTTWQAIHIPTIVSRTTDGAQTSRWAAMQIGMSFISAYAMCAGEAAVADLSFAAKHAALVSMGEMLPARRARGPNEPGGLSFGHMSDIVQTSRVSDDPGKISLEVVGAGTMLYDQIWLGSYMSGGVGFTQYATAAYTDDILDNNVYYNIDYINDKYNGAATIGKDNKVKATLEVVKDIATESTLYGIETYEKFPTALEDHFGGSQRASVLAAAAGIASALATANANAGLSGWYLSMYLHKEAWGRLGFFGYDLQDQCGATNVLSYQGDEGLPDELRGPNYPNYAMNVGHQGEYAGIAQAAHAGRGDAFTVNPLIKVCFADDLMPFNFAEPRREFGRGAIREFVPAGERSLVIPAAK, from the coding sequence ATGGCAGCAGACATTTTCTCAAAATTTAAAAATTCAATGGAAGTCAAGTTCGCACAGGAATTTGGTTCAAACAAGCAGACAGGTGTCGACATCACCGGCAAGACTGAAAAGTTCCTGAGGTTAGGCCCTGAGCAGGACCCCAGAAAAGTCGAAATGATTAAAGCCGGTAAAGAAATTGCTGAGAAGAGAGGTATTGCATTCTACAACCCAATGATGCACTCCGGTGCCCCCCTTGGTCAGCGTGCAATTACTCCTTACGTCATTTCTGGCACTGATATTGTTTGTGAACCTGATGACCTCCACTACGTAAACAACGCTGCAATGCAGCAGATGTGGGATGACATCAGAAGGACCTGTATTGTCGGTCTTGACATGGCTCACGAGACCCTCGAGAAGAGGCTGGGTAAGGAAGTCACTCCTGAAACCATCAACCACTACCTCGAAGTCCTTAACCACGCCATGCCCGGTGCAGCAGTGGTTCAGGAAATGATGGTTGAAACCCACCCTGCCCTTGTTGACGACTGTTACGTGAAAGTCTTCACAGGCGACGACGCCCTTGCAGACGAAATCGACAAACAGTTCCTTATTGATATCAACAAGGAATTCCCTGAAGAACAGGCAGCCCAGATTAAGGCCTCCATCGGCAAGACTACCTGGCAGGCAATCCACATCCCAACAATTGTCTCCAGAACAACTGACGGTGCTCAGACCTCCAGGTGGGCAGCCATGCAGATCGGTATGTCCTTCATCTCCGCATACGCAATGTGCGCTGGTGAAGCAGCCGTCGCTGACCTGTCCTTTGCTGCAAAGCACGCAGCTCTGGTTTCCATGGGTGAAATGCTGCCCGCAAGGCGTGCACGTGGTCCTAATGAGCCCGGTGGACTGTCCTTTGGTCACATGTCAGACATTGTCCAGACAAGCCGTGTCTCCGATGACCCAGGAAAGATTTCCCTTGAAGTCGTCGGTGCAGGCACTATGCTCTACGACCAGATCTGGCTCGGATCCTATATGTCCGGTGGTGTCGGATTCACACAGTATGCAACAGCTGCATACACTGACGATATCCTCGACAACAACGTGTACTACAACATTGACTACATCAATGACAAGTACAACGGCGCTGCAACCATTGGCAAAGACAACAAGGTAAAGGCAACCCTTGAAGTCGTAAAGGACATCGCAACCGAGTCTACACTCTACGGTATCGAGACCTACGAGAAGTTCCCAACAGCCCTTGAAGATCACTTCGGTGGTTCCCAGAGAGCAAGCGTGCTCGCAGCAGCAGCTGGTATTGCAAGTGCCCTCGCAACCGCAAACGCCAATGCCGGTCTCTCAGGTTGGTACCTCTCTATGTACCTGCACAAGGAAGCATGGGGAAGGCTCGGATTCTTCGGATACGACCTGCAGGATCAGTGTGGTGCCACAAACGTTCTGTCCTACCAGGGCGACGAAGGTCTCCCAGACGAACTCCGTGGTCCAAACTACCCCAACTACGCAATGAACGTCGGTCACCAGGGTGAATATGCAGGTATCGCTCAGGCAGCTCACGCAGGCCGTGGAGACGCATTCACCGTCAACCCCCTCATCAAGGTCTGCTTCGCTGACGACCTCATGCCCTTCAACTTTGCAGAGCCCAGGAGAGAGTTCGGCCGCGGTGCAATCAGAGAGTTCGTGCCTGCCGGTGAGAGATCCCTCGTCATTCCAGCAGCAAAATAA